Genomic DNA from Paenibacillus sp. MBLB1832:
CAAGACCTCCCGCTGCACCTGCTCCCGGCATGTCGTGTACTGCTTTCCCCGTATGCGCTTCTATGAGGTCTGCCCAATGGGCGAGTGCCTGATCGAGCAGCGCAACCATCTCAGGCGTCGCACCCTTCTGCGGTCCAAATACCGCGGATGCGCCATGCGGGCCGATAAAGGGGTTCGTTACATCAGAAGCTAAAAGGAAGTGGGCCTCTTGGATACGGGCGTCCCACTGGGAAGCATCGATCTGCGCGAGCTGCGCAAGGGCTTGTCCGCCAGGGGCCAACTCCCGTCCTTCCGCATCTTGGAGCTGCAAGCCCAGTGCTTGCAGCATGCCAGCGCCTCCATCATTCGTTGCGCTGCCGCCCAGCGCAAGGATAAAGTCACGATAACCTTGATCCAGCGCATGCTTGATCAATTGCCCTGTGCCATACGTCGTCGTGATCAGCGGATTCCGTTGCGCTGCTGGAACAAGCATCAGTCCCGACGCTTGCGCCATTTCGATAACACAGGTCGTGCCATTCCCCAACACGCCATAGGATGCCGTGACAGGTTCTTGCAACGGACCTTGCACCGTTACGGCTACTTTCTTGCCTTGGGTCGCTTGGACGAGGCTGTCCACGGTACCCTCACCCCCATCAGCGATGGGGATTAGAACGATTTCGGCGTCTGGCAGCGCACGTAAAATGCCCTCTTGAATTGCCCTAGCTGCCGCTTCAGAGCTTAGGCTTCCTTTGAACGAATCCGGTGCAATCACGATCTTCATATGTCATCCTCCCGCTTTGATGCGACAGTTTATTTATTAATCAACTTATACAAAGCTTGGGTGCCGCTTTCCTCTTCTCCCATAGCTGCCAGTTGTTCGTATAGCGATTTAGCTAGCTTCAAACCAGGAAGGTCCACCTGCATCTCCTCAGCGGACTGCAAGGCAATTTTCATATCTTTTATAAAATGTTTCACATAGAAGCCTGGCGCAAAGTTATCCGCAATCATGCGCGGTCCTAAATTACTCAAGGACCAGCTGCCCGCAGCGCCAGTCTCAATGCTTTGAAGTACTGTAGATGGGTTTAAACCTGCTTTCTTCGCGTAAACGAGCGCTTCAACAACGCCCATCATATTGCTGGCAATCGCTATTTGATTGCACATTTTCGTATGCTGGCCAGCTCCTGCGGCGCCTTGATGCACAATATTTGTACCCATCAGCTTGAAAATAGGCAGCATCTCATTGAACACTTCGTGCGAGCCACCAACCATGATGGACAATCGCGCTTCTCTTGCGCCAATATCGCCGCCAGATACAGGTGCATCCAACGCAAAAAGCTGCCGAGCGAGACCCTCTTTGTAAATGAGTTTGGCAAGAGATGGGCTCGACGTCGTAAAATCGATGAGATAACTGCCCGCTTGCGCACGTGCGAGAATGCCATTTTCACCAAAATATACTTCTTCTACATCGCTAGGAAAGCCAACCATGGTCATGATAATTTGACACTCTGCCGCCAAATCCCCTGGGGAAGCCTGCCACTTCGCGCCGCGTTCCAACAGATCCTGCGCTTTCGATTGTGTTCGTGTATATACATGAACCTCGTAACCTGCGTTGATTAAATGGCCTGCCATGCTTTTTCCCATAACGCCTGTTCCGATGAGTCCGATGATCGGTTTATTTGTATGTGTTGTCATGTGTATATCCACCTTTCTTCTGTAACCCGCTGATCGTTAACTCCATGCTGTTTGTTTGATCAACTTAAACTTATCATCCCGATCCGATCAGGTCAAACCTCATCAGGCACACTCTGACACCTATTCAACGGTAAAAAGCACCCCTCGGGGTGCTTTTTACATCGCGTATCCTGACCACGCCTAAATCCCTTTAAATGTAAAAGCATACGCATACGTTCGGTTTGCGAACAACGTGAACTCTGGATGTGTTCTCGCGCCCCAGCTGTCATCGCCGCCAACGCCCATTTGCTTGTAATTGACGCGAAGGACAACTTTGTCGCTCACAGGGAGCTTATAAGGATGATCGTGCGCTTCCAGTTCAGATGGCGAATACGGAAGTGCATTGACTTCAACCGTCGGCAAGCCGGCGATATGAAGCCCGCGTCCCGCTGCGTTCGTTAATGTCGCAAAGCGGACATCTGTCTTATTTCCGCATTCTTGCGGGCGCAAATACGGAACGAATTGCTCCGCCACAGTTCCGCTATGCAGCGCTAACTTCGCGCCTGTGTTACGATCCCAATGGTTTTCGTGTGGGCCGCGGCCATACCAAGCCAAGTTCTCGAAGGAAGCATCCAACTCGATCATCACGCCTACTTCTGGGATCTCAGGCAGCTTATCACCAGGGGTCAACTGCATGTTCACCTCAACCTCACCGTTGGTTGATACTGTGTAGACGAACTGTACTTCTGATACCGGCTGTGTAGCAAGCTCGAAGAGCACACGAACTTCAGCGCATCCAGCGTCCAGCTGTTTAGCATTCAAGGTGATCAGCCTGCGGCCGCTTCCTGCCTCTTGCCAAGGCGCACAACGGATGTGATGCCCATTGCCGCGGTCATTATCTGTATAGGCACGCCAAAAGTTAGGGACTGGGCCTGTTCGGAACAGCTCCAAGCCTTCATACACATACGATGTAAGATCCCCAGTAGCTGCATCAAATGATAGCGCGAATCGCTCCCCTTTCACTTGAATGGCGTCTGAACTTGTCAGTACTTGAAGGGCTGCCTCTGTGGAAAGAGCTGCAGCAGATTCTTGCTCCACGGCCCAATTGCGTACGGCCATTTGCTTCGCAGTTGGGAGGAGGAACTGTTCCCATGCGATTTCGTGCCCCTTTTGCCCCCATAACGTATCATCCTTCAGAACCAAGCTGAGTGTCAGCACGAACTCATCACTCGGTAATTGATTCTCGACGGCCGTGAGCGGCAGCTCAATCTCGACTGTTTCACCAGGCGCAACCGCGAATGACGCTTGTTTTACCGTACCTTCCACCGTTTCCCCGTTTCGCGCGATGCTCCATGTCCAGTCAAATTCGTTCAGGTTAGTGAACAGGAATTGATTCGTCACTTTCATGCGTCCTTTTGCAGGATCAACGGAGGTGATCTTCACGTTCTGATAGCATTTCTTCACTTCAATGAGCTTCGGTGATACGGAACGATCGGCGAAAATAAGTCCATTCCCGCAGAAATTGCCATCATTCGGCGAGTCGCCGAAATCACCGCCGTATGCATGATAGGAAATGCCGTCTGGTGTAGTCGTACGGATCGATTGATCAATCCAGTCCCAAATAAAACCGCCTTGCAGAATCGGATATTGATCGAATAGCTCCCAATATTTAAACAAATTCCCGCAGGAATTCCCCATCGCATGGCTGTATTCACATAGAATGAATGGCTTTTTCGGTTTGCTCTTTGCGTATTCTTCGATTTTCTCGATTTTGGAGTACATGTGGCTCTCGATATCGGAAGCACGATCTGAAGCGCGCCAATGGAAGACCCCCTCGTAATGCACGATGCGCGTAGGATCAGCTTCACGCAGAAAATCATGCATGTGCAAGAAGTTATCTCCACCGAAGGACTCGTTACCTAGCGACCAGATGACGATGGATGGATGATTTTTATCCCTTTGCAGCATGGAATTCGCACGATCGAGTACAGCTCCTTTCCACTCTGGTTTACTTCCAGGAACTGTGTCTCCTTCTTCCTCCTGCAAGTAGCTCCAGGAACCATGCGTTTCCAAGTTCGTTTCATCTATGACATAGAGTCCATACTGATCGCAAAGCTCATACCAACGCGGATGATTCGGGTAATGCGAAGTACGCACTGCGTTGATGTTATATTGTTTCATGAGCAAAATGTCCGCAAGCATGCTCTCCTCTTCGACAGAGCGCCCGCGGTCGCGATCGAATTCATGGCGATTCACGCCTTTGAACACGATGATTTCGCCATTGATTTTCATTAATCCATCTTCAATTTCGAACTTACGGAAGCCTACTTTGCAGCTTTCGGTTTCAAGCAACTCACCTGTTTCATTGCGTAAACGAAGGACGAGTGTATAGAGATAAGGTTTTTCCGCACTCCATTTGGATGGACGTTCGATGTGTGCAGACAAGTCTACGACTTGCTGCCCAGTGCCGCTTACATCGATGCTCTTAAGCAGCGGTTCTGCCCAAAGTGCTTGCCCTTCATGATCATACAACATCGCTTCGACTTGATGGTTGCCCTGGCTTAGTTGATCATAATTCGTGACGGTTGCTTGAATGAGAAGCTCAGCGTCTACGCATTTCGCATCCAGGTTCGTCGTGACTTTGAAATCCGCAATATGCGCGTTAGGCGTCGTGTACAGATACACATCGCGGAAAATGCCGCTCAATCGCCAAAAGTCCTGATCCTCCAACCAACTCGCATCGCTCCAGCGGTATACTTCAACTGCAAGTTTATTTTCACCTTCAACGAGATACGGAGTAAGATCAAAATCCGCAGGCGTAAATGAATCTTGGCTGAAACCGACCAAATCGCCGTTTACCCACACATAAAAAGCCGATTCCACACCTTGAAAAGAGATGTACACCGGTTGCCCGCTCCAGCCCTCAGGAATGGAAAAACTGCGGGTATAGGAACCAACGGGATTATATTTGACAGGTGCAAAAGGAGGCTTCAGATCCTCATGCCCCACCCACGGATAGATGATGTTCGTATATTGCGGGTAATCGTAGCCTTGCAGCTGCCAATGAGAAGGCACGGCAATGTCGGCCCAATTCGAGCTATCATAGTCGGTGCGGTAGAAATCTTGCGGACGTCCCTCCGCATTTTCAGCCCAATGGAATTTCCAGGTGCCATTCAAATTTTGGTAAAATGGAGAGGCCTCACGCACACCAGCTATTGCTTCCTCTTCCGTATGATAAGGCATCAGCGTCGCATGGGCCGGTTGACGATTCAGTTGATAAATCTGTGGGTTATTATTCCATTCAGGGTATCCGTTTTCAGGAGCTGTGTATACGAATTTATTCGCCATGTAGGTGATTCCTCGCTTTATTGTCAAATGGGGTGAATGAACTAACTTCCCTCATTGTACAAGACAGCGTTTTATTTTAAAATATGAGATACAGCGCTTCGCATATTAAAAAATGAAAGAGATGGATCACGCGAATGGTAACGGATTACCGTAAATTTTTTGTCATCACCGAGACGGACCGCAAGCTTCCACTGATCTTAGAAACGATCGGTTTTGAGTACGCACAGGATTATTATAAACGGGAAGAAGGATACCCCTGTTTCCATTGGCTGCAAACCATTCAGGGCTCTGGTGAAATTATTTTGGACAGTGGCCCTGTCAAGCTCCAAGAGCATCAAGGCATGCTGCTTGCCAGCGGTGTTCCCCATGAGTATCGTGTACCTGACGCGCCTTGGTCAACCTGGTATCTGACGTTCGATGGCGCTTTGGCAGCTTCCATCGTCCACGCCTTAGAGATACCGCTATCGACCTTGATCAGTTGGGGCGCCGATACACCCCTTGCACGCTTGCATGAGGTTTACTATGACAAATATAACGACAGTCACGATTTCACAGGCACGAACGGTTCCTTGGAAATCTATCAGTTTCTGACACTATTGAAGAAACATGGCATCGTGAATAAAAGCGCCTCCTTCTCGCAAAGCCATGAACGTCTGCTTCCGTTACTACTTGAGCTGGAGCTGTGCTATGCGGAGGATTACGTTGGGCTTGGCTGGATGGCCGAACAGCTCGGTGTATCTCCACAGCATGTGAATACCCTCTTCCGCCGTGCCTTCGGCCTCTCACCATACCAATACTTACTGCAGCTTCGCATCCAGAAATCCAAGGAAATGTTGATCGCTCACCGAGATTTCACCGTCAAACAAATTGCCGAAGCAACGGGATTCTTGGACGCCTCCCATTTCATCTCGTCGTTCCGCAAGTCAGTTGGCCAAACACCCGAGGTGTTTCGGTTGCCTTATACGAAGTAAAAAAGCTACCCCATCCATTCGGACGGAGTAGCTTACCCTTACTTAAATTTTTTAATAAAAGCAATCGCGCTTGCAATGTCTTTCTCCGGCTGCTCGCCAACCTCGCGCTCAATCGTCAGATAGCCTTTGTAGCCAATGTCCTGCAGCGCTGCAAAGTAACGGCCGAAATCCACATGGCCTTCGCCTAGGGCCAATTCACGATACGTGTCGCCAGAAGTCGCTTCGGCCGCGATCCCCTCGTGCGTCATCGGCTTGTAGCCAAGCGAACCGTAGACTTGGCGAGGGTCGACTTGACGAAGGCGAATGCCGTCCTTCACGTGCGTATGTACGATGTAATCCTTCAAGGTGTAAACACCTTGAACCGGATCATCGCCAGTGACCATCACCATGTTGGCTGGATCGAAGTTCACCGAGACACCTTTGGTGGACAGGTTATCGAGGAAGCTTTTCAGATGCGCAGACGTTTCTGGACCTGTTTCTACGGCAAAATAAGCGCCCAAGCTGTTCGCATAAACCCCTAGCTCTTCACAAGCTTCCAGCATCGTTTCATAAATCGGATCATTCCGATCAGCTGGAACAACACCAATGTGCGTTGTGACAACGGTAGTACCCAGCTCCACTGCAAGGTCCAGAATCCGCTTGGACTTCTCGATTTTCACGGGATTTACGCTGGCATCCTGGAAGCCGTGACCGCCCAAATCCCCGCACAATGCAGAAATTTGCAGATCCAGCGAAGCGATATAATTCTTTAAGTCCTTCCGCGCCTGCGGAGATAAGTTAGCCGGATCCATCTCACCGGAAACGGCATAAATTTGTACGCCGTCTGCACCGAGTTCTTTCGATTTCTTCAAACCTTCATGTAGGCCAAGTCGCAAGCTATCTACCATAATACCAATTGGATTTATGAGCATTCGATTAACACTCCTTCTATTGAGCCATCCGATTTATGTTAATTCAATTCATCCCATATTCTTCTAATATTCTGCAAACCAATCAACGTCCCCTTCTTACACTCTTCCATTCCTTCGAATTCCAAGGAGATGTAGCCGTCATAGCCCGAGCTTTTGACCACACGCAGCACTTCTCGCATATCGATATCACCATGACCAACAATCGCACCGCGCAAATAGTTTCCATGGGAAGACTTGAACCAGCTTTCGCCTGGATTTTGGCAGGACGGTCGAACATAGAAATCTTTTACATGAATGATTGAAGCAAAAGGTAAATTGTTCGTCACCGCTGCAACGGAATCCTCATCCACGCATAAGAAATTACCCACATCCAGCGTTGTTTTGAAATTGTCCCGATCAACCGCGTGAAT
This window encodes:
- a CDS encoding glycoside hydrolase family 2 TIM barrel-domain containing protein, with translation MANKFVYTAPENGYPEWNNNPQIYQLNRQPAHATLMPYHTEEEAIAGVREASPFYQNLNGTWKFHWAENAEGRPQDFYRTDYDSSNWADIAVPSHWQLQGYDYPQYTNIIYPWVGHEDLKPPFAPVKYNPVGSYTRSFSIPEGWSGQPVYISFQGVESAFYVWVNGDLVGFSQDSFTPADFDLTPYLVEGENKLAVEVYRWSDASWLEDQDFWRLSGIFRDVYLYTTPNAHIADFKVTTNLDAKCVDAELLIQATVTNYDQLSQGNHQVEAMLYDHEGQALWAEPLLKSIDVSGTGQQVVDLSAHIERPSKWSAEKPYLYTLVLRLRNETGELLETESCKVGFRKFEIEDGLMKINGEIIVFKGVNRHEFDRDRGRSVEEESMLADILLMKQYNINAVRTSHYPNHPRWYELCDQYGLYVIDETNLETHGSWSYLQEEEGDTVPGSKPEWKGAVLDRANSMLQRDKNHPSIVIWSLGNESFGGDNFLHMHDFLREADPTRIVHYEGVFHWRASDRASDIESHMYSKIEKIEEYAKSKPKKPFILCEYSHAMGNSCGNLFKYWELFDQYPILQGGFIWDWIDQSIRTTTPDGISYHAYGGDFGDSPNDGNFCGNGLIFADRSVSPKLIEVKKCYQNVKITSVDPAKGRMKVTNQFLFTNLNEFDWTWSIARNGETVEGTVKQASFAVAPGETVEIELPLTAVENQLPSDEFVLTLSLVLKDDTLWGQKGHEIAWEQFLLPTAKQMAVRNWAVEQESAAALSTEAALQVLTSSDAIQVKGERFALSFDAATGDLTSYVYEGLELFRTGPVPNFWRAYTDNDRGNGHHIRCAPWQEAGSGRRLITLNAKQLDAGCAEVRVLFELATQPVSEVQFVYTVSTNGEVEVNMQLTPGDKLPEIPEVGVMIELDASFENLAWYGRGPHENHWDRNTGAKLALHSGTVAEQFVPYLRPQECGNKTDVRFATLTNAAGRGLHIAGLPTVEVNALPYSPSELEAHDHPYKLPVSDKVVLRVNYKQMGVGGDDSWGARTHPEFTLFANRTYAYAFTFKGI
- a CDS encoding NAD(P)-dependent oxidoreductase, whose amino-acid sequence is MTTHTNKPIIGLIGTGVMGKSMAGHLINAGYEVHVYTRTQSKAQDLLERGAKWQASPGDLAAECQIIMTMVGFPSDVEEVYFGENGILARAQAGSYLIDFTTSSPSLAKLIYKEGLARQLFALDAPVSGGDIGAREARLSIMVGGSHEVFNEMLPIFKLMGTNIVHQGAAGAGQHTKMCNQIAIASNMMGVVEALVYAKKAGLNPSTVLQSIETGAAGSWSLSNLGPRMIADNFAPGFYVKHFIKDMKIALQSAEEMQVDLPGLKLAKSLYEQLAAMGEEESGTQALYKLINK
- a CDS encoding glycerate kinase, which gives rise to MKIVIAPDSFKGSLSSEAAARAIQEGILRALPDAEIVLIPIADGGEGTVDSLVQATQGKKVAVTVQGPLQEPVTASYGVLGNGTTCVIEMAQASGLMLVPAAQRNPLITTTYGTGQLIKHALDQGYRDFILALGGSATNDGGAGMLQALGLQLQDAEGRELAPGGQALAQLAQIDASQWDARIQEAHFLLASDVTNPFIGPHGASAVFGPQKGATPEMVALLDQALAHWADLIEAHTGKAVHDMPGAGAAGGLGGAFQAFFPSRTRRGVDVMIELTKLVEQLDGASLVITGEGQTDGQTASGKTPMGIAQAAKLKGIPCIVLSGSLGKGIEKLYEHGVTSIHSIVNAPMSLQEAMSRTAELLAQKAEQVMLTFLAGKRKEE
- a CDS encoding AraC family transcriptional regulator yields the protein MVTDYRKFFVITETDRKLPLILETIGFEYAQDYYKREEGYPCFHWLQTIQGSGEIILDSGPVKLQEHQGMLLASGVPHEYRVPDAPWSTWYLTFDGALAASIVHALEIPLSTLISWGADTPLARLHEVYYDKYNDSHDFTGTNGSLEIYQFLTLLKKHGIVNKSASFSQSHERLLPLLLELELCYAEDYVGLGWMAEQLGVSPQHVNTLFRRAFGLSPYQYLLQLRIQKSKEMLIAHRDFTVKQIAEATGFLDASHFISSFRKSVGQTPEVFRLPYTK
- a CDS encoding sugar phosphate isomerase/epimerase family protein; the protein is MLINPIGIMVDSLRLGLHEGLKKSKELGADGVQIYAVSGEMDPANLSPQARKDLKNYIASLDLQISALCGDLGGHGFQDASVNPVKIEKSKRILDLAVELGTTVVTTHIGVVPADRNDPIYETMLEACEELGVYANSLGAYFAVETGPETSAHLKSFLDNLSTKGVSVNFDPANMVMVTGDDPVQGVYTLKDYIVHTHVKDGIRLRQVDPRQVYGSLGYKPMTHEGIAAEATSGDTYRELALGEGHVDFGRYFAALQDIGYKGYLTIEREVGEQPEKDIASAIAFIKKFK